A part of Streptomyces sp. DSM 40750 genomic DNA contains:
- the pqqA gene encoding pyrroloquinoline quinone precursor peptide PqqA, whose translation MTASVQQAVEPQSPPVDEEAPSWQTPDFVVVETALEVTAYFLSDR comes from the coding sequence ATGACCGCATCCGTACAGCAGGCGGTGGAACCTCAATCGCCACCCGTCGACGAAGAGGCGCCGAGCTGGCAGACACCCGACTTCGTGGTCGTCGAGACCGCGCTGGAGGTTACCGCCTATTTCCTGAGCGACCGTTAG
- a CDS encoding helix-turn-helix domain-containing protein translates to MPLPSTEFGEELRKRRLDAGLSLTALSCAVHYSKAQLSKVERGIKAPSRDLVRLCDAALGADGSLIALVTQVVAEPHSEPASSQANEEDWIMQLSPDGPNRFQPMGRREVMSAGAASLMTWRSDGTGTASPTAGVGMLEASRSLFTHYRRLGQTVEPGLLLPVLIAQTHTLRELSAQTDTGTRRQLLALGSRYAEYVGWLVQETGDERAALWWTQRAVDRSGSRQR, encoded by the coding sequence GTGCCGCTGCCGTCCACCGAGTTCGGCGAGGAACTGAGGAAGCGTCGCCTGGACGCCGGACTGAGCCTGACGGCCTTGTCCTGCGCCGTGCATTACAGCAAGGCGCAGTTGAGCAAAGTCGAGCGAGGTATCAAGGCACCCAGCCGTGATCTCGTTCGGCTGTGCGACGCCGCCCTCGGTGCCGACGGATCACTGATCGCCCTGGTCACCCAGGTCGTTGCTGAACCCCATTCCGAACCAGCGTCGTCCCAAGCCAACGAGGAGGACTGGATCATGCAGTTGTCGCCGGACGGCCCGAACCGGTTCCAGCCCATGGGCCGGCGAGAAGTGATGAGCGCCGGCGCCGCATCGCTGATGACCTGGCGGTCGGACGGAACGGGCACGGCGTCCCCGACCGCGGGCGTCGGCATGCTGGAAGCGTCCCGCTCACTGTTCACGCACTACCGGAGACTCGGCCAAACCGTGGAGCCTGGTCTGCTCCTGCCCGTTCTGATCGCTCAGACGCACACCCTGCGGGAACTGTCCGCTCAAACCGACACCGGCACCCGCCGACAACTGCTGGCACTCGGTTCCCGGTACGCCGAGTATGTCGGCTGGCTGGTGCAGGAAACCGGGGACGAACGTGCGGCACTGTGGTGGACACAGCGTGCGGTCGATCGATCTGGCAGCCGCCAGCGGTGA
- the pqqE gene encoding pyrroloquinoline quinone biosynthesis protein PqqE: MTSPPPPGTAPPAPWALLAELTHACPLHCPYCSNPLELTRRSRELSAEEWDGVFRQAADLGVVHTHLSGGEPLLRRDLTAVVAAAESAGIYTQLVTSGVGLSTARMSALASAGLRSVQLSVQHADPVASDRIAGHRSFEAKERAAALVRDAGLPLGLNVVLHRDNLDAVDAIVDLGVAWGVERVELANVQFHGWALRNRTALLPTRDQLSRAREAVERRREQLAGTIELVWVVPDYFDGVAKPCMGGWGAVSLTVAPDGAVLPCPASRELLGSDVPNVRDRSLTWIWNRSPAFDRYRGTAWMSGPCGGCPRREIDFGGCRCQAHALTGDAARTDPACALSPDHALVRTLSQPPRADAPSADASRYVYRGPDRHHTEVTRGVKR, encoded by the coding sequence ATGACGAGTCCACCGCCGCCGGGCACAGCTCCCCCGGCGCCCTGGGCCCTGCTGGCCGAACTCACCCACGCCTGCCCGCTGCACTGCCCCTACTGCTCCAACCCCCTGGAACTCACGCGCCGTTCACGCGAACTCTCCGCCGAGGAATGGGACGGCGTGTTCCGGCAGGCGGCGGACCTCGGCGTCGTGCACACCCATCTCTCCGGTGGCGAGCCACTGCTCCGCCGCGATCTCACAGCTGTTGTCGCCGCCGCCGAATCGGCCGGGATCTACACCCAACTGGTCACCAGCGGCGTCGGGTTGAGTACGGCGAGGATGTCCGCGCTCGCGTCCGCCGGACTGCGCAGCGTCCAGCTGTCGGTGCAGCACGCGGATCCGGTGGCATCCGACCGGATCGCCGGCCACCGGTCGTTCGAGGCGAAGGAACGGGCCGCCGCACTCGTACGCGACGCGGGCCTGCCGCTGGGCCTCAACGTCGTCCTGCACCGCGACAACCTCGACGCCGTCGACGCCATCGTGGACCTGGGTGTGGCCTGGGGCGTCGAGCGGGTCGAGCTGGCCAACGTCCAGTTCCACGGGTGGGCCCTGCGTAACCGCACCGCGCTGTTGCCCACCCGTGACCAGTTGTCCCGCGCCCGGGAGGCGGTCGAGCGCCGACGGGAGCAACTGGCGGGCACCATCGAACTGGTGTGGGTCGTGCCGGACTACTTCGACGGTGTGGCGAAGCCGTGCATGGGCGGCTGGGGTGCGGTGTCGCTGACGGTCGCCCCGGACGGCGCTGTCCTGCCGTGCCCCGCGTCCCGGGAGCTGTTGGGCTCGGACGTACCGAACGTACGCGACCGGTCCCTGACGTGGATCTGGAACAGGTCCCCGGCCTTCGACCGCTATCGCGGCACGGCGTGGATGAGCGGGCCCTGTGGCGGCTGTCCCCGCCGCGAGATCGACTTCGGCGGCTGCCGCTGTCAGGCACATGCGCTCACCGGTGACGCCGCCCGCACCGACCCCGCCTGCGCGCTCTCGCCCGACCACGCTCTCGTACGCACCCTGTCGCAGCCGCCGCGCGCCGACGCCCCGTCCGCCGACGCCTCACGCTACGTCTACCGCGGGCCCGATCGCCACCACACGGAAGTCACGAGGGGTGTCAAGCGATGA
- a CDS encoding PQQ-dependent sugar dehydrogenase produces MRGFRTITSAAAAATLTAGLLGAAAGAGNATARSDSGTDSGIASVPSAIRTVSSGWTVPWGLSWLPDGSALVTERDSFKLFKLTQAGTRTEIGKVPNVVTTSGEGGLLGLAVSPNWNSDHYVYLMHSAASDNRIVRMTYDGSSLSGYTVLVTGIAKNKYHNGGRIKFGPDGHLYATTGDAQNSNLAQDRNSLNGKILRMTKDGRPAPGNPFGTLVFSLGHRNPQGITWDAQGRLWEAEFGNSKYDELNLIESGKNYGWPVCEGSCSTSGMTSPKRQWTVSEASPSAVTYADGALYMAALRGERLWRIPVSGTSTGTPTAYYTTQYGRLRTVEKVPGKNTLWLSTTNADNNGGEPDGADKVFQVDLQ; encoded by the coding sequence ATGCGCGGATTCCGAACCATCACATCGGCCGCTGCCGCGGCCACGCTCACCGCCGGTCTGCTCGGCGCGGCGGCCGGCGCCGGAAACGCCACGGCACGAAGTGACAGCGGAACAGACAGCGGCATCGCCTCGGTCCCTTCGGCCATCCGAACGGTCTCGTCCGGCTGGACCGTTCCCTGGGGCCTGAGCTGGCTGCCCGACGGCTCGGCGCTCGTCACCGAACGGGACTCCTTCAAGCTCTTCAAACTCACCCAGGCGGGCACGAGGACCGAAATCGGCAAGGTGCCCAACGTCGTGACCACCAGCGGCGAGGGCGGCCTCCTCGGCCTCGCGGTCTCACCGAACTGGAACAGTGACCACTACGTCTACCTCATGCACTCGGCGGCCTCCGACAACCGCATCGTCCGGATGACGTACGACGGCTCCTCGCTGAGCGGCTACACAGTCCTCGTCACCGGCATCGCCAAGAACAAGTACCACAACGGCGGTCGCATCAAGTTCGGCCCGGACGGCCACCTCTACGCCACCACGGGCGATGCGCAGAACAGCAACCTCGCCCAGGACAGGAACTCCCTCAACGGGAAGATCCTGCGGATGACGAAGGACGGCAGGCCCGCACCCGGCAACCCGTTCGGCACACTCGTCTTCTCCCTCGGCCACCGCAACCCCCAGGGCATCACCTGGGACGCCCAAGGGAGGCTCTGGGAAGCCGAGTTCGGCAACAGCAAGTACGACGAGCTCAATCTGATCGAGTCCGGCAAGAACTACGGCTGGCCGGTCTGTGAGGGCAGCTGTTCCACGTCCGGCATGACCAGCCCCAAGCGGCAGTGGACCGTCAGCGAGGCATCCCCGAGCGCGGTCACGTACGCCGACGGAGCCCTCTACATGGCGGCACTGCGCGGTGAGCGGCTATGGCGCATCCCGGTCAGCGGCACCAGCACCGGCACCCCCACCGCCTACTACACCACCCAATACGGCCGGCTGCGCACGGTGGAGAAGGTCCCCGGCAAGAACACCCTGTGGCTGTCCACCACCAACGCCGACAACAACGGAGGCGAGCCGGACGGCGCGGACAAGGTGTTCCAGGTCGATCTGCAGTAG
- the pqqB gene encoding pyrroloquinoline quinone biosynthesis protein PqqB, with translation MLLHVLGTAAGGGVPQWNCACPGCSGARAHPTWRRRHASLAVQASDDRWYVINATPDIGDQIEDCPALRPVPVPVPIRGSASGPRAGSRRTPIAGMILTDAELDHTLGIARLREAGADGLELLATGSVREALLTGLHLEAVLGPYTPLTWRELSQEQPVPLTEDSIVTISAIPVSGKRPRYAVHLPGSEGDTWVVALLLTDRATGAKAVYAPALAAWPDALQSAVAEADCVIVDGTFWDDEEPRRTGISTLTATGMGHLPIDGPGGTAERLASLRARCLYTHLNNTNPLVDPSAPQYKRLADQGIEVAGDGMVIQL, from the coding sequence GTGCTGCTGCATGTGCTCGGCACTGCGGCGGGCGGCGGCGTACCCCAGTGGAACTGCGCGTGCCCCGGCTGCTCCGGGGCACGCGCCCATCCCACGTGGCGCCGCCGCCACGCCTCACTCGCCGTACAGGCGTCCGACGACCGCTGGTATGTCATCAACGCCACGCCGGACATCGGCGACCAGATCGAAGACTGTCCCGCACTGCGTCCCGTACCCGTACCCGTACCCATCCGGGGCTCCGCTTCCGGCCCCCGGGCCGGTTCGCGGCGGACCCCGATCGCCGGGATGATCCTGACCGACGCCGAACTCGACCACACTCTCGGCATCGCCCGGCTGCGCGAAGCCGGTGCCGACGGGCTGGAGTTGCTCGCCACCGGGTCCGTGCGCGAGGCACTGCTCACCGGGCTGCATCTGGAGGCCGTCCTCGGCCCGTACACGCCGCTCACCTGGCGCGAACTGTCCCAGGAGCAGCCCGTACCGCTCACCGAGGACTCCATCGTCACGATCAGCGCGATTCCCGTCTCCGGCAAACGCCCCCGCTACGCGGTGCACCTGCCCGGTTCTGAAGGCGATACCTGGGTCGTCGCGCTGCTTCTCACCGACCGCGCCACCGGAGCGAAAGCCGTTTACGCGCCCGCACTCGCCGCCTGGCCGGACGCCCTGCAGTCCGCTGTCGCCGAAGCCGACTGCGTGATCGTCGACGGCACGTTCTGGGACGACGAGGAACCCCGGCGCACGGGCATCTCCACCCTCACCGCGACCGGTATGGGGCACCTCCCGATCGACGGGCCGGGCGGCACCGCGGAGCGCCTGGCGTCACTTCGCGCCCGCTGTCTCTACACCCATCTGAACAACACCAATCCCCTCGTCGATCCGAGCGCACCGCAGTACAAACGGCTGGCTGACCAGGGCATCGAGGTGGCCGGAGACGGAATGGTGATCCAACTGTGA
- a CDS encoding amino acid ABC transporter substrate-binding protein, translated as MTRTHRGQDRGQDRRQVGIAAGTLALVLAASACGSGSGSQDSADDPIVIGVSLPLTGDFSEPGKGVERGYKAWAKIVNDKGGLLGRKVELKILDDQSNADRVVSDYEQLMGRDEVDLLFGPFSTRLVVPSARVAEEYGMLFVEPAGAAPEVFEQGFKNLFYAAPAVADDHYNLLADHILAMPESERPKSVAYAAMDDPFAQGTAYGLKSKLEKGGIRTVADEVYPPNTTDFGSIAAKIADSKADMVVGGTQYQDGVNLIVALQQLDYQPKLAAFSTAPTEPEFAKAIGNKTEGILAPTGYTQKADYPSNTEFVEKYTEQFGKAPEEDEANAYTTGQVVAAAVEAAQCASQDPDCQSKLVEWLRGHQVETVVGPLKWDDKGRPQSAHMIQQWVGGEIQIVLPEAQKEADLIYPKPTW; from the coding sequence ATGACCAGAACGCACCGCGGGCAGGACCGCGGACAGGACCGCAGACAAGTAGGGATCGCCGCCGGCACACTCGCCCTGGTGCTTGCCGCCAGTGCCTGCGGCTCGGGCTCCGGTTCCCAGGACTCGGCCGACGACCCCATCGTGATCGGTGTCTCCTTGCCGCTCACCGGGGACTTCTCCGAACCCGGCAAGGGCGTCGAACGGGGCTACAAGGCCTGGGCGAAGATCGTCAACGACAAGGGCGGACTGCTGGGCCGCAAGGTCGAGTTGAAGATCCTCGACGACCAGTCCAACGCCGACCGCGTCGTCTCCGACTACGAGCAACTGATGGGCAGGGACGAAGTCGACCTGCTCTTCGGGCCGTTCTCCACCCGGCTCGTCGTCCCGTCCGCGCGGGTGGCCGAGGAGTACGGGATGCTCTTCGTCGAACCGGCGGGTGCGGCCCCGGAGGTCTTCGAGCAGGGCTTCAAGAACCTCTTCTACGCCGCTCCGGCCGTCGCCGACGACCACTACAACCTTCTGGCCGACCACATCCTGGCCATGCCGGAGAGCGAGCGTCCGAAGTCGGTCGCGTACGCGGCCATGGACGACCCCTTCGCCCAGGGAACCGCGTACGGGCTGAAGTCGAAGCTGGAGAAGGGCGGCATCAGGACCGTCGCCGACGAGGTGTATCCCCCCAACACCACCGATTTCGGCAGCATCGCCGCCAAGATCGCCGACTCGAAGGCCGACATGGTGGTGGGCGGCACCCAGTACCAGGACGGCGTCAACCTGATCGTCGCCCTGCAGCAGCTCGACTACCAGCCGAAGCTGGCCGCCTTCTCCACCGCGCCGACCGAGCCGGAGTTCGCGAAGGCCATCGGCAACAAGACCGAGGGCATTCTCGCGCCCACCGGCTACACCCAGAAGGCCGACTACCCGTCCAACACGGAGTTCGTCGAGAAGTACACCGAGCAGTTCGGCAAGGCTCCGGAGGAGGACGAGGCCAACGCCTACACGACCGGTCAGGTGGTGGCCGCCGCCGTCGAGGCCGCCCAGTGCGCCTCCCAGGACCCGGACTGCCAGAGCAAACTGGTGGAGTGGCTCCGCGGCCATCAGGTGGAGACCGTCGTGGGACCGCTGAAGTGGGACGACAAGGGCCGGCCGCAGAGCGCGCACATGATCCAGCAGTGGGTCGGCGGTGAGATCCAGATCGTGCTCCCCGAGGCACAGAAGGAAGCCGATCTGATCTATCCGAAGCCGACGTGGTGA
- a CDS encoding transposase gives MGSKSNRSRRYSEEFKRDAVALVRSSGKTVTEVAREIGVSAEGLRNWVKQDMIDHGQGAPGELTSAEREELRRLRRQNREQAETIEVLRKAAVFVAKESDR, from the coding sequence GTGGGAAGCAAAAGCAACCGCAGCAGGCGGTACTCGGAGGAGTTCAAGCGCGACGCGGTCGCGCTGGTCCGCTCGTCCGGCAAGACCGTCACCGAGGTGGCCCGGGAGATCGGGGTCAGCGCCGAGGGCCTACGGAACTGGGTCAAACAGGACATGATCGACCACGGGCAGGGGGCGCCGGGCGAGCTCACAAGCGCGGAGCGGGAGGAACTGCGTCGGCTGCGGCGGCAGAACCGTGAGCAGGCCGAGACGATCGAGGTGCTGCGAAAAGCGGCGGTCTTCGTCGCGAAGGAGAGCGATCGATGA
- a CDS encoding TIR domain-containing protein, with protein sequence MREVFINYRTGDGEKTAALIDQELSRRFGPEHIFRASRSITPGETYPDALLAALRRSSLLLAVVGPDWTNFQTRLHDPEDWVRREIEEAFTCELPVVPILDGRKTNRLSKIDLPTELARLADLQTIPFDTHDTETGVRRIGDLVAEMVPGLRDLTQADKTSPASDTVTNSIGDVSGTAVQSRDFTGDVAGTIVKGAHGPVHTGNGHIYQNSRHVSGDRHISGNGMTYFEGDNHGTVQHRFGEPDRSADDSR encoded by the coding sequence ATGCGCGAGGTCTTCATCAACTACCGTACGGGCGACGGGGAAAAGACCGCCGCCCTGATCGACCAGGAACTGTCGCGTCGCTTCGGCCCGGAGCACATCTTCCGCGCCTCGAGGTCCATCACCCCCGGTGAGACCTACCCCGACGCCCTGCTGGCGGCACTGCGACGCAGCTCCCTCCTCCTGGCCGTCGTCGGACCCGACTGGACGAACTTCCAAACCCGGCTGCACGATCCGGAGGACTGGGTGCGCCGGGAGATCGAGGAGGCGTTCACGTGTGAACTTCCGGTCGTTCCCATCCTGGACGGCCGGAAGACGAACCGGCTGAGCAAGATCGACCTGCCGACCGAACTGGCACGGCTCGCCGACCTCCAAACCATTCCGTTCGACACCCACGACACCGAGACGGGTGTCAGGCGCATCGGTGATCTGGTGGCCGAGATGGTCCCCGGGCTGCGCGACCTGACCCAAGCCGACAAGACATCGCCCGCGTCGGACACCGTGACCAACTCGATCGGGGACGTGAGCGGAACAGCCGTACAGAGCCGTGACTTCACCGGAGACGTCGCGGGCACCATCGTGAAAGGCGCCCATGGCCCCGTCCACACGGGCAACGGCCACATCTACCAGAACTCCCGTCATGTGTCGGGCGACCGGCACATCTCGGGAAACGGGATGACGTACTTCGAAGGCGACAACCACGGCACCGTCCAGCATCGGTTCGGCGAACCCGATCGCTCCGCGGACGACAGCCGGTGA
- a CDS encoding DUF4352 domain-containing protein — translation MPTVLISAVLLTGCSSGGDSGEATPKQTSASEVPTGEAAVKPSESASLSAPGPVLKVGESGEFETGETDDTGENYKATSKMSVKVVSAEYVTPEEVDTGNEPENGQFVKVTLTLKNVGDAPAEVMTYGRMEWENSNTARQKASTLEGVGDGRSIDTTYRPGQSITGFLILDVGEEGGTVSYNASEDPNAVGPLFSVTLPREK, via the coding sequence GTGCCGACAGTGCTCATATCCGCCGTTCTGCTGACGGGGTGTTCGTCTGGAGGCGACTCGGGAGAGGCGACTCCGAAGCAGACGTCGGCGTCGGAAGTACCGACCGGCGAGGCAGCCGTGAAGCCTTCGGAATCGGCATCCTTGTCCGCGCCCGGTCCCGTTCTGAAGGTCGGGGAATCCGGCGAGTTCGAGACTGGCGAGACCGACGACACAGGCGAGAACTACAAGGCCACGTCGAAGATGTCCGTCAAAGTCGTCAGCGCGGAGTACGTGACGCCGGAAGAAGTCGACACGGGCAACGAGCCGGAGAACGGGCAGTTCGTCAAAGTGACGCTCACACTGAAGAACGTCGGCGACGCTCCTGCAGAGGTCATGACTTACGGCAGGATGGAGTGGGAGAACAGCAACACGGCCCGTCAGAAGGCCTCCACTCTGGAAGGCGTCGGCGACGGGCGGAGCATCGACACGACGTACAGGCCGGGCCAGTCCATCACGGGGTTCCTGATCCTCGACGTTGGCGAAGAGGGCGGAACCGTGAGCTACAACGCGTCTGAGGATCCGAATGCGGTAGGTCCGCTGTTCTCCGTGACCCTACCCAGGGAGAAATAG
- the pqqC gene encoding pyrroloquinoline-quinone synthase PqqC, translated as MRTGVGTGVGTGVATGFEERLRAVARDHYHDRHAFNIRMHQGELTPDELRRWILNRFHYQRHIPVKDALVLAKLGTPRLRRMWLRRIEEHDGRADGEGGIERWLRLGEAAGLDRSDLLSGEGVLPGVRLAVDGYVNFCRLRSPLEAVAASLTELSAPGIMRTRIAAFERHYRWIDADGLAYFRTRETQGRQDSGEALGLVLDWARTEADQERAVAALAFKCDVLWSLLDAIDHGDRKEHQ; from the coding sequence ATCCGCACAGGTGTCGGCACAGGTGTCGGCACAGGTGTCGCGACGGGCTTCGAGGAACGACTGAGAGCCGTGGCCCGGGACCATTACCACGACCGCCATGCCTTCAACATACGTATGCATCAGGGGGAGTTGACCCCTGACGAGCTGCGCCGCTGGATCCTCAACCGGTTCCACTATCAGCGGCACATCCCCGTCAAGGACGCCCTGGTCCTGGCCAAGCTGGGTACCCCGCGGCTGCGCCGTATGTGGCTGCGGCGGATCGAGGAGCACGACGGCCGGGCCGACGGGGAGGGCGGCATCGAGCGGTGGCTGAGGCTGGGCGAGGCCGCTGGGCTCGACCGGTCGGATCTGCTGTCCGGTGAGGGAGTACTGCCCGGGGTACGGCTGGCGGTAGACGGATACGTCAACTTCTGCCGGCTCCGCTCCCCGTTGGAGGCCGTCGCGGCGTCCCTCACCGAGTTGTCCGCACCGGGCATCATGCGCACGCGCATCGCCGCGTTCGAGCGTCACTACCGGTGGATCGACGCCGACGGTCTCGCCTATTTCCGTACCCGCGAGACCCAGGGCCGGCAGGACAGCGGCGAGGCACTGGGCCTCGTCCTGGACTGGGCCCGCACGGAGGCCGATCAAGAGCGTGCCGTGGCAGCCCTTGCCTTCAAGTGTGACGTGTTGTGGTCGCTGCTCGACGCGATCGACCACGGCGACCGGAAGGAGCACCAGTGA
- the pqqD gene encoding pyrroloquinoline quinone biosynthesis peptide chaperone PqqD produces the protein MTASAGASASAGATATGWRPALARSVVRRHDRVRQADLLVLPERVVVLRGRAADVLRLCDGHRHVDEIVEELAARFPGAPVAAEVPRFLDRVREEGWLR, from the coding sequence GTGACTGCGAGTGCGGGTGCGAGTGCGAGTGCGGGTGCGACTGCGACCGGATGGCGGCCGGCCCTGGCGCGCTCGGTGGTGCGCCGCCACGACCGGGTACGCCAGGCGGACCTGTTGGTCCTGCCGGAACGGGTGGTGGTCCTCAGGGGCCGGGCCGCGGATGTCCTGCGGCTGTGCGACGGCCATCGGCACGTGGATGAGATCGTCGAGGAGTTGGCGGCACGCTTCCCCGGCGCCCCCGTAGCGGCCGAAGTCCCCCGGTTCCTCGACCGCGTACGCGAGGAGGGCTGGCTGCGATGA
- a CDS encoding RICIN domain-containing protein — MLGIEGDIPPFELDRAREQWRSALLRTHVENAEGRECRDYSRLLDAPSHGAGTTLPEVQLHLDQCSYCQDTAEQLRLCATRPGVLLAEALLAESAHPYLAACRARPSRTAPVAATAEGAHARPSDPPQTPQKPAKKGRPGSTRKGTKIFVAGIAASSAAVAAVIVGVGTSSDTTAPAPATQRPAPTPSPSSPTTSTALPVPPGSGRLRNAAADLCMDVRGARPERGAEATLSACSAASTQRWTYVEDGLLSNLAEPDLCLDAGGDDEVLDLEYCDSSGDVSFGLRFELSPEGELLTRDERNLVIAPASPETGTVLVPSPRNGEAEQRWLVELVPGASAPQSAT; from the coding sequence TTGCTCGGAATCGAAGGAGACATACCGCCCTTCGAGTTGGACCGGGCCCGGGAGCAATGGCGTTCGGCGCTCCTGCGCACGCATGTCGAGAACGCAGAGGGAAGAGAGTGCCGGGACTACAGCCGCCTCCTCGACGCACCCTCACACGGTGCCGGTACCACGCTGCCCGAGGTGCAACTGCATCTGGATCAGTGCTCCTACTGCCAGGACACCGCCGAACAGCTCAGGCTCTGCGCCACGAGACCGGGCGTACTGCTGGCGGAAGCGCTGCTCGCCGAGAGCGCTCACCCCTATCTGGCTGCCTGCCGGGCACGCCCTTCGCGCACAGCGCCCGTTGCCGCGACCGCCGAAGGAGCCCACGCCCGGCCCTCGGACCCCCCGCAGACGCCACAGAAGCCGGCAAAGAAGGGAAGGCCTGGCTCCACCCGCAAGGGTACGAAGATCTTCGTCGCCGGGATCGCCGCGAGTTCGGCCGCTGTCGCGGCAGTAATCGTCGGGGTCGGCACTTCGTCCGACACCACCGCACCGGCTCCGGCGACACAGCGGCCTGCGCCCACGCCGTCACCCTCCTCCCCCACGACCTCGACCGCCCTCCCTGTCCCCCCGGGGAGCGGCCGACTGCGCAACGCGGCCGCGGACCTGTGCATGGACGTCCGGGGAGCGCGGCCCGAGCGTGGCGCGGAGGCCACCCTGTCCGCCTGCTCAGCCGCCAGCACGCAGCGGTGGACCTACGTCGAGGACGGGCTCCTGAGCAACCTCGCCGAACCGGATCTGTGCCTGGACGCCGGCGGGGACGACGAAGTGCTGGATCTGGAGTACTGCGACTCCTCGGGCGACGTCTCGTTCGGGCTCCGCTTCGAGCTGAGCCCCGAAGGAGAACTCCTCACACGCGACGAGAGAAACCTCGTGATCGCCCCCGCCTCGCCCGAGACCGGCACCGTTCTGGTGCCAAGTCCCCGCAATGGAGAGGCGGAACAGAGATGGCTGGTCGAGCTGGTCCCGGGAGCATCCGCACCCCAGTCCGCGACTTGA
- a CDS encoding IS3 family transposase: MNDVYAFIEAEKTTHPVALLCRLLKVARSSFSSWMAGEQARAARRAADDALAQRITVLHIASRCTYGVPRIHAELRRLDRRVNRKRVERIMRERDICGVTRRKRRSLTRPAKKAVPAHDLIGRDFTAAAAGRKLVGDLIYIPTDEGWLYLATWLDLATREIVGYSMADHHRASLVVDALTMAAGRSDLQPGCIVHSDRGAEYTADELRREVRRLGLRQSMGRTGSCYDNVHTMLRPQLDPRPRCRPASRSRASNARQSGGGSMVKSAAAVPRPRGPTPSRGKIQRTRPYTWIISTLCPNLGGTPIWA; the protein is encoded by the coding sequence ATGAACGACGTGTATGCGTTCATCGAGGCAGAGAAGACCACCCACCCAGTCGCTCTGTTGTGCCGGCTGCTGAAGGTGGCCCGCTCCTCCTTCTCCTCCTGGATGGCCGGCGAGCAGGCCCGCGCCGCCCGCCGGGCCGCCGACGACGCCCTGGCCCAGCGGATCACCGTCTTGCACATCGCCTCCCGGTGCACCTACGGGGTGCCGCGCATCCATGCCGAGCTGCGCAGGCTGGACCGGCGGGTCAACCGCAAGCGAGTGGAGCGGATCATGCGGGAGCGCGACATCTGCGGGGTCACCCGGCGCAAGCGCCGGTCGCTGACCCGTCCGGCGAAGAAGGCGGTGCCCGCTCACGACCTGATCGGCCGCGACTTCACGGCCGCCGCCGCGGGGCGGAAACTGGTCGGTGACCTCATCTACATCCCCACCGACGAGGGCTGGCTGTATCTGGCGACCTGGCTGGACCTGGCGACCCGCGAGATCGTCGGCTACTCGATGGCCGACCACCACCGCGCATCCCTGGTGGTCGACGCACTGACGATGGCCGCCGGCCGCAGCGACCTCCAGCCCGGCTGCATCGTGCACTCGGACCGCGGAGCGGAGTACACCGCTGACGAACTCCGCAGGGAAGTACGCCGGTTGGGGCTGCGGCAGAGCATGGGACGAACCGGCTCGTGCTACGACAATGTGCACACCATGCTGCGCCCGCAGCTGGATCCTCGTCCACGATGCCGCCCAGCATCACGGTCACGTGCCAGCAATGCCCGTCAGAGTGGTGGCGGCAGCATGGTCAAGTCGGCCGCGGCCGTGCCACGCCCCCGGGGCCCTACCCCTTCCCGAGGGAAAATTCAGCGAACTCGGCCATATACGTGGATAATTAGCACGCTATGCCCCAATCTGGGAGGCACACCGATTTGGGCCTAG